Genomic DNA from Microbacterium neungamense:
ACGACGACCTCCACGGGCCCTGAGCCTGTCGAACCGCCGGACCCTGAGCGTGTCGAAGGGCCGGGTGTGCGGGGGGACGCTTCGACGGGCTCAGCGTCCGCGGGCTCAGCGTCCGCGGGCTCAGCGTCCGTGTGCTCAGCGTCCGCGGGCTCAGCGTCCGTGTGCTCAGCGTCCGTGTGCTCAGCGTCCGTCCGGTTGGCGAGAGCGGTGCGGTACATGGCCAGGTACTGCCGGGCGACCGCCGGCCAGGAGCACTCCCGGGCGCGCCGGAGGCCGGCGTCCCGCAGCTCCTCGCGGCGCTCGTGCGCCCTCACCAGGGCATCCGCCAGCGCCGCCGCGTCGCCGTGCGGCACGACGATGCCCGCATCGCCGACGACGTCCGGCAGCGCCCCCGCATCGCTCGACACGACCGGCACTGCGTGCGCCATCGCCTCGACCGCGACGCGGCCGAACTGCTCCGTCCACCGCGCCGTCGGGATCGACGGCACCGCGAGCACGTCGATCCCGCGGTAGAACTCCGCGACTTCGTCCGGCGGGATCGCGCCGAGGAAGCTCACGCGGTCGGCGACCGCGCGCGCCGCGGCATCCGTCTGCAGCGTCTCCGCAAGCGGACCCGCCCCCGCGATGCGGGCATGCAGCCGCTCATCCCGTGCGAGAGCGTCCAGCAGCATATGCACGCCCTTCTCCGGCACCAGGCGGCCCAGCAGCCCGACGGTGATCGTGCCGGCATCCGCCCGCCGCTCCGGCACGGTGCCCGGCAGCTCGACACCGAGCGGGATCACGCGCGCCCGGCCCGGGAAGCCCTTCGCCTCCGCGATCGCCGCGGCCTCGCGGTTGCACGCCGAAACGGCGGCCGCGCCGCGCAGCGCCCGCCGCTCGAGCAGGCCGAACGGGAACGGGTAGCGCTTGCGCAGGTTCTGCGCGGTGTAGAGCGCGTACGGCGCGCGGTTGCGGCGCAGCGCCCGCAGCAGCAGGATCTCGGCGGTGCACAGCGCGAACGGCTCCTCGTGCACGTCGATGAGGTCCCAGCGCTCGCCGAGCAGACGCCAGAGCGGCCGCGGATCGTAGAGGAACAGGGCGGGATGGCGGCCGATGGTCGCGACGCCGGTGACCGGGTCGTCCGCCGCGGCGGAGAGGCTCACCGGCACCCCGCCCGCGTGCCAGTTCCGGGCTGCGGCGAGCGTGACATCCACGCCCTCGCCGCGCAGCGCCTGCTCCCGGCCCCGCCAAGCGGACACGGTGGCGCTGTGCGAAATCCGCAGCACCTGCACGCGGCCTCCCCAGATATGCTGTGACCAACCATAGTCGCCGGACACAGGCCTGGGGAGGCCCCGGCGACGGGTCTGGGGAGACGCTGTGGGAGCGGTATATCTGGGGACGAGTGCACCTCGTGTCGTGCATCTCGATCACACGACGGCGCGCGGGGGCGCGGAGCTCGCGCTGGTGCGCCTGCTGCGAGCAGGCGGCGACTGGCTGCCGGCCGTGCTCGTGCCGGCGGTCGACGAGGCGGATGCCTTCGCGGCGCTGCCGCCGACCGTGCTGCGTCGCACCGCCGGGGTCGCGCAGGGCCCGGGCGGCAGCGCGGGTTCACCGCTGCGGCTCGCGGTCCTCGCCGCGCGGCTGGTCGTGCAGGCGGTGGCGACCCGGCTGAACCCGCTGGTGCGGACGTGTGACGTCGTCGCGGCGAACAGCACGCGGGCCGCCGCGTACGCCGCTGTGGCGCTGCTCGGCTCGCGCACGCCGCTCGTGGTCCACCTGCGCGACATGGTGGACGAGGAGAGCCTGGGCGGCTTCGGCCACCGGGTGATGACGCGGCTCGTGCTGCCGCGGGCGGACGGCGTGATCGCCAATTCGCACACCACGCTGTCGACCGCGCGGCCGTTCCTGCGCGACGACGCGATCACCGCCGTCATCCCGAGCGCGGCGGGCCTCACCCGCGCCGCTGCACGGCCGCCGCGGACCGGACCGCTGCGGATCGGGATGCTCGCCCGCATCGACCCATGGAAGGGGCAGGCCGAGCTGCTCGAGGCGTTCGCCGTCGCCTGTCGGCACGGGGACGCCGAACTCGAGTTCGCCGGCGGCGCGCCGTTCGAGCACGAGGATTTCGCCGCGCGGCTCGCCGCGCGCGCGGCCGAACTGGGCATCGCCGACCGGGTGCGCCTGCTCGGGCACGTCGACGACGTGCCCGAGGCCTTGGCGCGCTGGGACGTCGGGGTGCAGTACTCCACGCGCGCCGAGCCGCTCGGACAGAACGTGCTGCAGTACCTCGCGGCAGGATTGGTCACCGTGGTGGCGGACGAGGGCGGGCCGCGGGAGTGGGTGACCGACGGGGAGAACGGGAGGCGGGTGGCGCCGCGCGACCCGCGGGCGCTCGCCGAGGTGCTGCGCGAGCTGGTCGAGGATGCCGCGGCGCGCGAGCGCCTGGCATCCGCCGCTCCGGGGACCCCGGGACTGCTGGACGACGCGGCGGTCGCCCGCGCCCACGCGGAGATCTACCGGGAAATCGCGACCCGCCGGCGGATGCCCGTCAAGGCATAGGCTGACCTCGTGGAAGCACCGGGGACGTCTGCGATCCCCCTGGGCGTGCGCCTGCAGTTCGCCCGGGCCTCCGTCCAGGTGATCGCCGAGCGCTCCGGCATCCGGCTGCTGCACATCAAGGGCGACACCGTCGACCCGAGCATCCGCTCGCACGTCCGCGCAGGGTCGGACGTGGACGTGCTCATCGACCCGGTCGCGGTCCCGCGGATGCACGCCGAACTCGTGCGGCACGGCTGGCGGGTGTACAGCACCTTCCTGGACGGCTCGCCGTTCGGGCACGCGCAGACCTACCATCACCCGGACTGGGGCTACCTCGATCTGCACCGCCGGTTCCCCGGCATCCGCCTGCCCGATCGCCGGGCGTTCGAGGTGCTGTGGGCGGGTCACGGCGTGCACGACGCCGTCGGTGTGCCCTGCGCGGTGCCCTCCCTGGACGTCCAGGTGGTGCTGCTCATGCTCAATGCCGCGCGCGACGTGCGTGCAGTGGGGGCGGAAGGGCGACGCGTCTGGCAGGCGCAGTCGCCCGAGGAGCGCGCCCGCAGGCAGGCCCTGATCCGGGAACTGCGCGCGGAGGTGCCCTTCGCCGTCACGATGGGGGAGCTGGACCGTTTACGCGGACGACGTGAGCACCTGCTGTGGAAGACGATCGCGGAGGGCGGCAGCCGGGGTGCGGAATGGTGGGGGCGCGTCCTCGCCGCGCGCAACCCGCTCGAAGCGATGCAGACCCTTCTGCGGGCGCCTCTGGCCAACCGGTCGATGCTCGCCCACAAGCTGGGCCGCGATCCGACCGCCCTCGAGATGGCCACGGCGACGCTCCGGCGGTTCGGCGCCGGCATCCGCTCGCTGGTCGGGAGGCGCGGATGAGGCGCTACCGGATCGCGCGCGACGTCGGCGTGCTCGACGCGGGGGAGAGGGTGTACGTCGCCGGGCTTCCCGAGGGACCCGTCGTGATCTTGGACGGGCCGGCAGTGACCGCCTGGCGGGCTGCCGTCGGATCACAGCCGGCGGATGCCGCGGCGGTCGTGGCGGACGCGGCGGAGATCCAGCGCTACACCGCCGCGCTCGCCGAAGCCGGATTCATCGTCGAGGAGGATGCCCGTGCGTGAGGTTCTGATGGCGGCGCCGCTGATCCTGGCGGGCGTGCTGCTCGCCGCGGCGATCGCGAAGCTGCGCACCCCGGACACGCTCGCCGGCTGGGCGGAGCTCGGCGTGCCCGACTTCCTCCGCCGCGAATGGCTGCGTCGACTGCATCCGGTCGGC
This window encodes:
- a CDS encoding nucleotidyltransferase family protein; amino-acid sequence: MEAPGTSAIPLGVRLQFARASVQVIAERSGIRLLHIKGDTVDPSIRSHVRAGSDVDVLIDPVAVPRMHAELVRHGWRVYSTFLDGSPFGHAQTYHHPDWGYLDLHRRFPGIRLPDRRAFEVLWAGHGVHDAVGVPCAVPSLDVQVVLLMLNAARDVRAVGAEGRRVWQAQSPEERARRQALIRELRAEVPFAVTMGELDRLRGRREHLLWKTIAEGGSRGAEWWGRVLAARNPLEAMQTLLRAPLANRSMLAHKLGRDPTALEMATATLRRFGAGIRSLVGRRG
- a CDS encoding glycosyltransferase family 4 protein, which gives rise to MHLDHTTARGGAELALVRLLRAGGDWLPAVLVPAVDEADAFAALPPTVLRRTAGVAQGPGGSAGSPLRLAVLAARLVVQAVATRLNPLVRTCDVVAANSTRAAAYAAVALLGSRTPLVVHLRDMVDEESLGGFGHRVMTRLVLPRADGVIANSHTTLSTARPFLRDDAITAVIPSAAGLTRAAARPPRTGPLRIGMLARIDPWKGQAELLEAFAVACRHGDAELEFAGGAPFEHEDFAARLAARAAELGIADRVRLLGHVDDVPEALARWDVGVQYSTRAEPLGQNVLQYLAAGLVTVVADEGGPREWVTDGENGRRVAPRDPRALAEVLRELVEDAAARERLASAAPGTPGLLDDAAVARAHAEIYREIATRRRMPVKA
- a CDS encoding glycosyltransferase — its product is MSAWRGREQALRGEGVDVTLAAARNWHAGGVPVSLSAAADDPVTGVATIGRHPALFLYDPRPLWRLLGERWDLIDVHEEPFALCTAEILLLRALRRNRAPYALYTAQNLRKRYPFPFGLLERRALRGAAAVSACNREAAAIAEAKGFPGRARVIPLGVELPGTVPERRADAGTITVGLLGRLVPEKGVHMLLDALARDERLHARIAGAGPLAETLQTDAAARAVADRVSFLGAIPPDEVAEFYRGIDVLAVPSIPTARWTEQFGRVAVEAMAHAVPVVSSDAGALPDVVGDAGIVVPHGDAAALADALVRAHERREELRDAGLRRARECSWPAVARQYLAMYRTALANRTDAEHTDAEHTDAEPADAEHTDAEPADAEPADAEPVEASPRTPGPSTRSGSGGSTGSGPVEVVVVAYGAPELVERALAPVVALPVTVVDNSSMPEIAALCQRLGVRYLDPGANLGFGAAVNRALADRLAPGADVLLLNPDARIDPAGISALHRALHAEPRLASVGPAQVDERGREARVEWVFPSPGRAWLEALGLARLNRGPRYVIGSVLLLRAEAVAQVGGFDERFFLYAEEADWAYRAHLLGWQHRAVPAVRAVHTGAGTSTDPRRREAHFHAGQERYYRKHFGATGWAAARAAQWIGATARGCVLRGDRARDARRRAALYRLGPMRVEQQWARSR